One part of the Deinococcus aquiradiocola genome encodes these proteins:
- a CDS encoding PucR family transcriptional regulator translates to MTRTLPTLAELLTLAAFSGAEVLSGHARLAQPVTWVHVSEVLDAARFLSGGELLLSTGSLLAQASAQGQADFVRSLAEGGAQGLVLELVQGFRDVPVEVLGAARLYGFPLVVFRQEVSFARLTRVAHARILSARGEVREASLSPLLDALAETGRSVDFLQGQLGPLLALPTRPRTVLMGTLDALLQTNFNMAESARRLGVRRQTMYYRIEQLRAMLGDLNDPKRQLGLHLALELTRSEAGEVMREERPHT, encoded by the coding sequence ATGACCCGCACGCTTCCGACGCTTGCTGAACTGTTGACCCTGGCGGCCTTTTCGGGTGCCGAGGTGCTGAGCGGGCACGCGCGGCTCGCGCAGCCGGTGACGTGGGTGCACGTGTCGGAGGTGCTGGACGCGGCGCGGTTCCTGTCGGGCGGTGAGTTGCTGCTGTCGACCGGGTCGCTGCTGGCGCAGGCGTCCGCGCAGGGACAGGCGGATTTCGTGCGTTCGCTGGCGGAGGGGGGCGCACAGGGGCTGGTGCTGGAGCTGGTGCAAGGGTTCCGGGACGTGCCGGTCGAGGTGCTGGGGGCGGCTCGGCTGTACGGGTTTCCGCTGGTGGTGTTCCGGCAGGAGGTGAGTTTCGCGCGGCTGACGCGGGTGGCGCACGCGCGGATCCTGAGCGCGCGGGGCGAGGTGCGCGAGGCGTCGCTGTCGCCGCTGCTGGACGCGCTGGCCGAGACGGGCCGCAGCGTGGATTTCCTGCAGGGGCAGCTGGGGCCGCTGCTGGCCCTGCCGACCCGGCCGCGCACGGTGCTGATGGGTACGCTGGACGCGCTGCTGCAGACGAATTTCAACATGGCGGAGTCCGCGCGGCGCCTGGGGGTGCGGCGGCAGACGATGTACTACCGGATCGAGCAGCTGCGGGCCATGCTGGGTGACCTGAACGACCCGAAACGGCAGCTGGGCCTGCATCTGGCGCTGGAGTTGACGCGGTCCGAGGCGGGCGAGGTGATGCGCGAGGAGCGGCCTCACACCTGA